A single Ignavibacteriales bacterium DNA region contains:
- a CDS encoding cell division protein ZapA — MSEKKKLKVKIFDKEYSLLVDDEELAKELAEYVNRVMEETREELPDHPAQTVAIIASLNIAYDFFLEKNKSKEYLIQASDKVKRIKFLLSQPDLYNP; from the coding sequence GTGTCTGAAAAGAAGAAACTTAAAGTCAAGATCTTCGATAAAGAATATTCTCTCCTCGTTGATGACGAGGAGTTGGCAAAGGAACTGGCTGAATACGTTAACCGTGTAATGGAAGAAACCAGGGAGGAACTCCCTGATCATCCTGCTCAGACAGTTGCAATAATTGCATCATTAAATATTGCCTATGACTTCTTCCTTGAGAAAAACAAGAGTAAGGAATACCTGATTCAGGCCTCTGATAAGGTAAAACGGATAAAGTTTCTTCTCTCCCAGCCAGATTTATACAATCCATAA
- the rny gene encoding ribonuclease Y: MELLDLTYILLLLVLAFWLGWKLNSRLGKRSVAAGELRAAEIIDSAKRESEKMVTDAKKEYDKILTDAEKESQNLKREKLLEVKDEWYKKKVEYDSEVNQKRQKLQNLEKQVQQREETIDRKLDTVSAKERENKEAEKNLLELKKNLDLRAKELDRIEKEQNEKLEKISGLTAEEAKAILIENMTQEAKGEVNKAVKGIYEKAKLEAKKESQKVIIQAIQRTAAEVSVETTVSVIQIHNDELKGRIIGKEGRNIRAFEAATGVDVIVDDTPEAVILSSYDQFRREVARLSLERLMADGRIHPARIEEVVAKVEHDLEEEMFKEGETVVLQLGIHGVHNELIKLIGRMKYRSSYGQNLLQHSVEVAYLTGIMAAEIGLDANMAKRAGLLHDIGKTMDRIMEGPHALIGMEITKKFREHPIIVNAVGSHHEDIEMEHPIAPLVQAADAISGARPGARREPIEGYVKRLETLEAIARSFEGVAKTYAIQAGREVRVVVEHDKVDDIVADKLAYDIARKIEDEMQFPGQIKVTVIREVRKVHFAK; encoded by the coding sequence ATGGAATTGCTTGATTTGACATATATACTGCTTCTGCTGGTGCTGGCTTTCTGGCTCGGCTGGAAGCTGAACTCCCGCTTAGGTAAGAGGAGCGTTGCCGCAGGTGAACTGCGCGCTGCCGAAATTATTGATTCGGCAAAGCGCGAGAGTGAAAAAATGGTCACCGACGCAAAAAAAGAGTATGATAAAATTCTCACCGACGCAGAAAAAGAATCCCAGAATCTTAAACGCGAAAAACTCCTTGAGGTAAAAGATGAGTGGTATAAAAAGAAGGTTGAATACGATTCAGAAGTAAATCAAAAGCGTCAGAAATTACAAAACCTTGAAAAACAGGTTCAGCAGAGGGAAGAAACAATTGACAGAAAACTTGACACAGTTTCTGCAAAAGAGAGGGAAAACAAAGAGGCGGAAAAAAATCTGCTCGAACTCAAAAAAAATCTTGACCTGAGAGCAAAAGAACTCGACAGGATTGAGAAAGAACAGAATGAAAAACTTGAAAAAATCTCAGGTCTCACCGCTGAAGAAGCAAAAGCAATTCTCATAGAAAACATGACCCAGGAAGCAAAAGGGGAAGTAAATAAAGCAGTCAAAGGAATCTATGAAAAAGCAAAACTTGAAGCCAAAAAAGAATCTCAGAAAGTAATTATCCAGGCAATTCAGCGCACAGCCGCAGAAGTTTCTGTTGAAACTACCGTATCGGTAATTCAGATTCATAATGATGAACTGAAAGGAAGGATTATCGGTAAGGAGGGAAGAAATATCCGTGCTTTTGAAGCTGCCACCGGAGTGGATGTTATTGTTGATGATACACCCGAAGCAGTTATCCTCTCATCTTACGATCAGTTCCGCCGTGAAGTAGCCCGCCTCTCTTTGGAACGCCTGATGGCAGACGGCAGAATTCATCCGGCAAGAATAGAAGAAGTAGTCGCAAAAGTTGAACATGACCTTGAAGAAGAAATGTTTAAGGAAGGGGAGACTGTTGTTCTGCAGCTCGGTATTCATGGTGTTCATAATGAGCTTATTAAACTGATTGGCAGGATGAAATACCGCTCAAGCTACGGCCAGAATCTCCTTCAGCACAGTGTTGAAGTTGCATATCTGACCGGCATCATGGCTGCTGAAATAGGACTTGATGCCAATATGGCAAAACGTGCCGGCCTGTTGCATGATATAGGCAAAACAATGGACCGGATCATGGAAGGTCCTCATGCACTGATTGGTATGGAGATTACAAAGAAATTCCGTGAGCATCCGATTATCGTGAATGCGGTGGGCAGCCATCACGAAGATATTGAAATGGAACACCCGATTGCACCTCTTGTCCAGGCTGCCGATGCAATTTCAGGCGCAAGGCCCGGTGCAAGGAGAGAGCCGATTGAAGGTTATGTAAAGCGTCTTGAAACACTCGAGGCGATTGCCCGCTCATTTGAGGGAGTCGCAAAAACCTATGCAATTCAGGCGGGGCGTGAAGTCCGTGTTGTGGTTGAGCACGATAAAGTTGATGATATTGTTGCCGATAAACTTGCCTATGATATCGCCCGCAAGATTGAAGATGAAATGCAGTTTCCCGGGCAGATTAAGGTAACCGTCATAAGAGAAGTGCGTAAAGTACACTTCGCAAAATGA
- a CDS encoding dephospho-CoA kinase, translating into MSRPAKIAVTGGIGSGKTLFCRYLSELGETVLFADTIAKRIMAEDSVVRQKIETLLGEESYLNGKPNNPYIAAKVFSDPELLAGLNAIVHPAVGAESRILMDRILQEKPRVFYEAALIFEANLQKLFDKVVLITAPDHLRISRAMERDNISREKVEERMRNQMNEITKSKLADLVIVNDSDEHSLRRKAVNLLNELSDEQ; encoded by the coding sequence ATGAGCAGGCCGGCAAAAATCGCAGTTACCGGGGGTATCGGTTCCGGCAAAACGCTTTTTTGCAGATATCTTTCTGAACTTGGTGAAACAGTGCTGTTTGCTGATACCATTGCAAAGAGAATTATGGCGGAAGATTCAGTTGTCCGCCAAAAGATTGAAACACTTCTTGGCGAAGAATCCTACCTCAACGGAAAACCGAATAATCCATATATAGCCGCAAAAGTATTTTCTGATCCTGAACTCCTTGCCGGTCTGAATGCAATCGTGCATCCGGCAGTAGGGGCAGAATCCCGGATTCTTATGGACCGGATACTTCAGGAAAAACCGCGTGTATTTTACGAAGCTGCACTCATCTTTGAAGCCAATCTGCAAAAACTGTTTGACAAAGTGGTACTCATTACCGCGCCTGATCATCTGCGCATCAGCAGGGCAATGGAGCGTGATAATATATCCCGCGAAAAAGTTGAGGAGAGGATGAGAAATCAGATGAACGAAATTACAAAATCAAAACTCGCGGATCTGGTAATCGTAAATGATTCTGACGAACATTCACTCCGCCGGAAAGCCGTTAATTTACTCAATGAACTTAGCGATGAGCAGTAA
- a CDS encoding proline dehydrogenase family protein translates to MPKPVVRFFSNRYIAGDLLSDAVRLTRDLNTKGIYTTIDVLGEAITTKEEAIIAHRQCLEVLDAIHNEKLMSNLSIKPTQMALQIDFDFCVSQVRELCAKAKEYGTFVRLDMEDATTTDDILRLHRILRGEFDNVGVVLQSYLRRTVSDIEENKDIALNYRLCKGIYIEPAEIAFKERKEVQDNYLLSLRKMFDAGAYVGIATHDNILIEGSKKIIKEMNIDSSRYEFQMLLGVKEDLRDQLNTQGFKVRIYVPFGKDWYKYSIRRLKENPQVAGHIFKNIFSLN, encoded by the coding sequence ATGCCTAAACCGGTAGTTAGATTTTTTTCAAACCGCTATATTGCCGGAGACCTCCTGAGCGATGCGGTCCGGCTGACCAGAGACCTGAACACCAAAGGAATTTATACAACCATTGATGTTCTTGGCGAAGCTATTACTACAAAAGAAGAGGCGATAATCGCCCACCGGCAATGCCTGGAAGTTCTGGATGCCATTCATAATGAAAAGCTGATGTCAAATCTTTCCATTAAACCTACCCAGATGGCTCTGCAGATAGATTTTGATTTTTGCGTCAGCCAGGTTCGTGAGTTGTGCGCAAAAGCAAAAGAGTATGGCACATTCGTCCGCCTTGATATGGAAGATGCAACAACTACTGATGATATCCTTCGCCTGCACAGAATTCTCAGGGGTGAATTTGATAATGTAGGTGTGGTTTTGCAGTCGTATTTAAGGAGAACCGTATCAGATATTGAAGAAAATAAAGACATTGCTCTGAACTACCGTCTTTGCAAAGGTATTTATATAGAGCCGGCAGAGATAGCCTTTAAAGAGAGAAAAGAAGTACAGGATAATTACCTCCTTTCTCTCAGAAAAATGTTTGATGCTGGTGCGTATGTCGGAATTGCCACCCATGATAACATTCTGATTGAAGGCTCAAAGAAAATTATAAAAGAAATGAATATTGATTCCTCCCGCTATGAGTTCCAGATGCTCCTGGGAGTAAAAGAAGACCTGCGTGATCAGCTTAATACTCAGGGCTTTAAGGTCCGGATTTATGTCCCGTTCGGCAAGGACTGGTATAAATATTCTATCAGACGCTTGAAGGAGAATCCGCAGGTTGCAGGCCACATTTTCAAAAATATCTTCTCCCTGAATTAA
- the tsaD gene encoding tRNA (adenosine(37)-N6)-threonylcarbamoyltransferase complex transferase subunit TsaD has product MVILGIETSCDETSAAVIADGRVTANLIYTQQMHATYGGVIPELSSRAHLLKIAPLVRTSLSKAGIELKDVHVVAATAGPGLIGSLIVGYTFAQGLALSLGKPFIPVNHIEGHIYSGFLMNPAPEFPALILVVSGGHTLLLNVRSHTSYQILGTTADDAAGEAFDKVAKLMNLGYPGGPAIQKSAEKAVRKNISFPIADVKGDYNFSYSGLKTSVLRYIQKNFPDGVIAPEEQSEIAYGFQESAVGALIAKTELALRQGSYRSISVAGGVAANGRLRDRLADLSAKYQVPLVVPAFEFCTDNGAMIAARAKALIESGIPDYGIQEPFPSFKSVFADAPLVKRS; this is encoded by the coding sequence ATGGTCATTCTTGGAATTGAAACTTCCTGCGATGAAACATCAGCAGCGGTGATTGCTGACGGCAGGGTAACAGCTAATCTGATATATACACAGCAGATGCATGCCACCTACGGCGGTGTTATACCGGAACTTTCGAGCCGGGCACATCTTCTTAAAATTGCACCTTTGGTAAGAACTTCACTCAGCAAAGCAGGAATTGAACTTAAAGATGTGCATGTTGTTGCAGCAACTGCCGGTCCCGGGCTCATTGGCTCGCTGATTGTTGGTTACACTTTTGCACAGGGGCTTGCGCTTAGTCTGGGTAAGCCATTTATTCCGGTAAATCATATTGAAGGGCACATCTATTCCGGTTTTCTCATGAATCCGGCGCCGGAATTTCCGGCACTGATTCTTGTGGTTTCAGGCGGTCATACATTGCTCCTTAATGTGAGGAGTCATACATCGTACCAGATATTAGGAACTACGGCGGATGATGCAGCAGGAGAGGCATTTGATAAAGTTGCCAAACTAATGAATCTTGGATATCCGGGGGGACCTGCTATTCAGAAGTCAGCGGAAAAAGCTGTCAGAAAAAATATCTCTTTCCCTATTGCTGATGTAAAAGGCGATTATAATTTTTCCTACAGCGGTCTTAAAACAAGTGTTTTGCGATATATACAGAAGAACTTTCCTGACGGAGTTATTGCTCCTGAAGAACAATCGGAAATAGCCTATGGTTTTCAGGAATCCGCAGTTGGCGCCTTAATTGCAAAAACAGAACTTGCTCTCAGACAAGGAAGTTACCGGTCAATATCAGTTGCCGGAGGAGTTGCAGCAAATGGCCGTCTGAGAGACCGCCTTGCAGATCTCTCGGCAAAATACCAGGTGCCATTAGTGGTTCCAGCTTTCGAATTCTGTACCGATAACGGCGCAATGATTGCTGCCCGTGCAAAAGCACTGATTGAATCCGGCATACCGGATTATGGCATTCAGGAACCATTCCCTTCATTCAAATCAGTATTTGCTGATGCTCCTTTAGTAAAAAGGAGTTAG
- the mltG gene encoding endolytic transglycosylase MltG: MAGKNSFGEMPPEDREKILDALRNEVDDIDKELVELLRKRTIRSILIGRIKRSLNQPTYSPEREKDINKKISNYLKEPLRLDALWRIYERILDQSRAVQREEAEKGEIYDVPVPKLSREKKKLLPEKDWRVIGVVFAVIFLLLVYLFFGSNTPAKELPVKIEIKPGQTADQVVRVLDDAGLVPTPSLMKLALLISGNTTNIVSARYTITEPMSYMGLSSFLASGKGDHITRVDLYDGISNNGIASVLDGEKIADKDALLSAMNNPADAKQRTGKFESMRGFLLPGSYYFYRNSSIEEIIDSLNTNWQNAITDEMKRSAEQMGRTIQDLTVLASIIEGETNYKPEMKRISGVYHNRLRIRMPLQADPTIQFIAPPGTTRITGKELRIKSPYNTYLNAGLPPGPINNPGRAALEAAFFPENHGYLYFVVDPESGRHVFTRTYAEHRKEAKKYHLWIKARQK; this comes from the coding sequence TTGGCAGGGAAAAATAGTTTTGGTGAAATGCCTCCTGAAGACCGGGAGAAAATTCTGGATGCCCTGAGAAATGAAGTTGATGATATTGATAAGGAGCTTGTTGAACTTCTGAGAAAACGGACCATACGCAGTATTCTGATTGGCAGAATTAAAAGATCACTTAATCAGCCGACCTACTCACCTGAGAGGGAAAAAGACATCAATAAGAAGATCAGTAACTACCTGAAAGAACCGCTCAGACTCGATGCACTCTGGCGGATATACGAAAGAATTCTTGATCAGTCCCGGGCAGTACAGCGCGAGGAAGCGGAAAAAGGAGAGATATATGATGTGCCGGTTCCTAAACTTTCCCGCGAAAAGAAAAAACTGCTCCCTGAAAAGGACTGGCGGGTAATCGGAGTTGTATTTGCAGTAATCTTTTTGCTTCTGGTATATCTGTTTTTCGGATCGAATACTCCTGCAAAAGAACTCCCCGTTAAAATTGAAATTAAACCGGGGCAGACTGCAGATCAGGTTGTCCGAGTGCTTGATGATGCAGGCCTGGTACCCACCCCATCCTTAATGAAACTTGCACTGCTCATCAGCGGGAATACAACAAATATAGTATCAGCACGTTACACCATTACTGAACCAATGAGTTATATGGGGTTGTCCTCCTTTTTAGCATCCGGAAAAGGGGATCATATCACACGGGTTGATCTTTATGACGGTATATCCAATAACGGGATTGCTTCAGTACTTGACGGAGAAAAGATCGCTGATAAGGATGCTCTTCTTTCGGCTATGAATAATCCTGCTGACGCAAAGCAGAGAACCGGAAAATTTGAAAGTATGCGCGGGTTTCTTTTGCCGGGTTCATACTATTTTTACAGGAACAGCTCTATTGAAGAGATAATTGACTCGCTCAATACTAACTGGCAGAATGCAATTACCGATGAAATGAAGAGAAGCGCTGAACAGATGGGGCGCACCATTCAGGATTTAACTGTTCTGGCATCAATCATTGAGGGAGAAACCAATTATAAACCGGAAATGAAAAGAATCTCCGGAGTATATCATAACCGGCTCCGGATCAGAATGCCTCTGCAGGCAGATCCAACCATACAATTTATTGCACCGCCCGGAACTACCCGCATTACAGGAAAAGAACTGCGAATTAAATCTCCTTACAATACCTATCTCAATGCCGGACTTCCCCCGGGGCCGATTAATAACCCTGGCAGAGCTGCGTTAGAGGCGGCGTTCTTCCCTGAAAATCACGGATATCTTTATTTTGTTGTGGACCCAGAATCTGGCAGGCATGTTTTCACCAGGACCTATGCCGAACATCGTAAAGAAGCAAAAAAATACCATCTGTGGATTAAGGCAAGGCAGAAATGA
- a CDS encoding Ig-like domain-containing protein encodes MKFYSYFTLLLISVFLAGCANQLPPGGGPVDTVPPEIIEVYPENGTIGFSGDFFELTFSEYVDKRSLKDAIFISPGMQGELELDWSGKSVRVYFPEKLIDSITYTISIGTDVIDYNNRNRMAQSFIFAFSTGDKIDNFTAGGRIYADKPSGTLLFAYRNADDTLNPALAKPDYISQAGTKGEFLFTGLASGRYRIFAVNEDIKDKIYDPEKDKIGVPHTEPVLSDKDTGYTGLNMILFTEDRTSPKLLSASMLDRNHVLLSFSEELDAAGLSTSQFRIIDSADQNIILPYYIFKGRSKNKELFLAIRDSVSLTGNNFVIAEGLEDADRNRTESDAVSLTVSDRPDTIKPSFTSVDPAYNSKNVDYLGAEFTFSLDDGISLKELEGNLVLQDTLKNVIPSEIQRIDDASFRVLPKTSLKAGTDYLISFNLKFLKDAAGNFSDSIYVYKFKTLSELDFTGLSGTTQGVRLQNNPKLILESTERKKLRYITPVEENGTFDFKRVLPGKYNLMLLYDRNDDGEITHGTVTPYISSEEFLYHPEEINLIPRWAVLDFIFNAESD; translated from the coding sequence ATGAAATTTTACTCATATTTCACTCTTCTCCTGATTTCAGTTTTCCTTGCCGGATGCGCAAATCAGCTCCCTCCGGGCGGTGGCCCTGTTGACACAGTTCCTCCGGAGATTATTGAAGTATATCCGGAGAATGGCACTATCGGTTTTTCTGGCGATTTTTTTGAACTGACCTTCTCCGAGTATGTTGACAAACGTTCCCTCAAGGATGCAATCTTTATCTCACCCGGAATGCAGGGAGAACTGGAACTTGACTGGAGCGGTAAAAGTGTCCGTGTTTATTTCCCTGAAAAACTGATTGACAGTATTACCTATACTATAAGTATCGGTACCGATGTGATAGATTATAATAACCGCAACAGAATGGCTCAGTCTTTCATATTTGCGTTTTCGACCGGTGATAAGATTGATAATTTTACTGCAGGGGGCAGAATATATGCTGATAAACCCTCCGGAACTCTTCTCTTTGCCTATCGTAATGCTGATGATACGCTGAATCCGGCCTTAGCAAAACCGGATTATATATCACAGGCCGGCACTAAAGGGGAATTCCTTTTCACCGGTCTTGCTTCGGGAAGATACCGGATATTCGCGGTGAATGAAGATATTAAAGATAAAATATATGATCCTGAAAAAGATAAAATAGGCGTGCCCCATACAGAACCTGTTCTTTCAGATAAAGATACCGGATACACCGGACTTAATATGATACTTTTTACGGAAGACAGAACTTCGCCAAAACTGCTGTCTGCCAGCATGCTTGACAGAAATCACGTACTTCTGAGTTTTTCCGAAGAACTTGATGCTGCCGGTTTATCAACTTCGCAGTTCAGAATTATAGATTCTGCTGATCAAAATATAATTCTCCCTTACTACATCTTTAAGGGACGAAGCAAAAATAAAGAGCTTTTTCTGGCAATCCGCGATTCGGTTAGTTTGACGGGAAATAACTTTGTGATAGCTGAGGGGCTTGAGGATGCTGATCGAAACCGTACTGAATCAGATGCTGTAAGTCTGACCGTCTCCGACAGACCGGACACGATTAAACCTTCTTTCACCAGCGTGGATCCGGCGTACAATTCAAAAAATGTTGATTATCTTGGTGCAGAATTTACCTTCTCACTGGATGATGGTATATCACTTAAAGAACTGGAAGGCAATCTCGTACTTCAGGATACCTTAAAGAATGTGATACCATCTGAAATTCAAAGGATTGACGATGCATCGTTCCGTGTGCTTCCGAAAACTTCCCTCAAGGCAGGGACGGATTATCTTATTTCCTTCAATCTGAAGTTTTTGAAGGATGCAGCGGGCAATTTTTCTGATTCAATTTATGTATATAAGTTTAAAACTCTTTCTGAACTTGACTTTACTGGGCTGAGCGGGACTACTCAGGGAGTGCGCCTACAGAACAATCCAAAACTTATTCTGGAGAGCACTGAGCGCAAAAAGCTGAGATACATTACACCGGTTGAGGAAAACGGGACGTTTGATTTTAAGAGAGTACTGCCGGGGAAATATAACCTGATGCTTCTTTACGACAGAAATGATGATGGTGAAATTACGCACGGAACGGTCACACCATATATTTCGTCTGAAGAATTCCTTTACCACCCGGAGGAAATTAATCTGATACCACGATGGGCTGTTCTGGATTTTATCTTTAACGCGGAATCTGATTAG
- a CDS encoding DNA/RNA non-specific endonuclease: protein MKKILFLVLPAILALALYNYVPQLFSAGGEKQKPSETNSLYLPAERTGDDIYHYTGFSLSYNDNHEQADWVAYELTDAELVKKVKRSDRFIPDPNIESRSAQNDDYRKSGYSRGHLAPAADMAWSPEAMEESFYFSNISPQTQEFNNGIWRKLEEDIRRWAKKYKSVHIVTGPVFTEGMKRIGKSRVSVPEYFFKSVLVYWDGSYRSLAFIIPQNTTAKKYTDHAVSIDEIESKTGLDLFYQLPDSLESVLESKVNKNFGR, encoded by the coding sequence TTGAAAAAAATACTCTTCCTTGTATTGCCGGCAATTTTAGCTCTGGCATTGTATAACTATGTTCCGCAGTTATTCTCAGCGGGAGGTGAAAAACAAAAACCCTCAGAAACAAACTCACTGTATCTGCCGGCTGAAAGAACTGGTGATGATATCTATCATTATACAGGGTTTTCCCTCTCCTACAATGATAACCATGAACAGGCTGACTGGGTAGCTTATGAACTTACTGATGCTGAACTGGTAAAGAAGGTAAAAAGAAGTGATAGATTCATTCCTGACCCGAATATTGAATCCCGTTCTGCGCAAAATGACGATTACCGCAAATCAGGCTACAGCAGAGGGCATCTTGCACCTGCAGCAGATATGGCCTGGTCTCCTGAGGCAATGGAGGAATCGTTTTATTTCAGTAATATCTCTCCTCAGACACAGGAGTTTAATAACGGTATATGGAGAAAGCTTGAGGAGGATATACGAAGATGGGCAAAGAAGTATAAGTCAGTTCATATCGTCACAGGTCCCGTATTTACTGAAGGTATGAAGCGTATTGGCAAAAGCCGGGTCTCGGTTCCGGAATATTTCTTTAAATCGGTGCTGGTTTACTGGGACGGCAGTTACCGGTCTTTAGCATTCATTATTCCGCAGAATACTACCGCAAAAAAATATACAGACCATGCCGTAAGTATAGACGAGATTGAAAGTAAAACCGGACTCGATTTATTCTATCAGCTCCCCGATTCACTGGAGTCAGTTCTTGAGTCAAAAGTCAACAAGAATTTCGGAAGATAA